The DNA sequence TCGAGGAAGCATCTTTGTTATCAAAGAATCCAACTTCCTGCCTGAGGACTGATCTCAAATATTCCATCCGAGTTCTAGACGCTTGCCTCTCTGCAGTTCTCGTCCAACAAAGTCCTTCTgtaaaatacataaattcagGACCAGAtaacaaaaacatcatcaaattAGTCCAGAAAGTAAAATTTCAATCCAATGTTTCTGAACCAGTATCTAAAATACCCTGACAATGGCTTACCAACAAACGCAGAGGCTCCAACCAAGATAGCAATGTAGAGCAGTCGTAGCGAGTACTATAAGCAGAACAATGATACAACACAAACCAGTTCAATAAGGTTACTGAAACCTAGTACCATGCATAACCACATAAGTTTTAAATTCTGATAAAAAATCATACCTTGTCGACAACATCATTAGGCAGAGCAGGGCCTTTATCCGAATACTGGTCTATCACACCGGCTAGAGCAATCATAGTAAGAGGAGACATCAAGCCATCTCCAATGCTACCTAAAGTACCAAAAAACATAAGCACTTTGTCTGTACCATCTGCATAACTAAAAATGCCACCTCCACCGCCACCTTTACTCCCCATTAATTTACCCTCTCGAATCAAACAATTCTTCGGAGAATAATATCACCAACTCATACAGGGAGCTAGGCAGATTCTAGTACTGCAGTATAGACTccatcttataaaaaaaatctcggAATAAGCCAAGCCGGCTCTCCTTGCAGAATAAGCTCTCAGTGTGTCACTGTCTGGAATCGAACTAACAAGTCGCAGCTCTGATGACATAACATCTTTCTGCCTGTCTTTAGCTAACAAAATGTATTATAAAAGCCTTTCTAATAGAACTGGTCTTGCATTGTGGGAGCtagaatgataaaaaaaaaacttgtaaaaCCTTCATGCATGTGtatatttgatgtttaaatatcCCAGCAGGCAGGGGAATACAAAGCAGAGAAAAAGCATTTCCAAATCGGGTTCGGATACAAAATGTTTAGCAAGTAAAGTTAAAACCGAAgaggaggtcatatatcacatAAACTGAAATACGAAAATGattgatttattattatatccGGTAACGTTCTAAACAGGAGAAGGATCTAGCAGAAATAGATGCTGTCCAAATGACAGTTGTGGAGTTTGTTTTTGCTTATTGTTTGTTTAGTGATTAATTTAAGTATTAAGGATCAAGACAGTAACGTCTAGTAATTTGATATAGTCTATGATAAATGCCTaacaagcatatatataattacaagaTTTGATAAAAATCTTTGGTTGATGACAAATGTTGTGAATTTATCTTGCATGTGTTTTACAAGCTCGAAAACTTTGATTCCGCTAGAACAGATAAATTGTTGGGTGAAGAATTTGGTCACAGATGGCAGTGTTGTCGAGATTTATAGTAGTATGTTTAACGCATGTGTTGATTCTCTTGTTGGTTGGTGTCGCTGGCGGTACATAGCTAACCATCAAAACATCAATATTATGCGATTTATGTAAGGTAAAAAATGTGTATAATTTTGTAGACCAAGTTCAGTTCTTGATAAGTGTTCCGtcaatatatcaaataaaaggcAGTACTCCCTCTATGTATTTTTAAGAGGTTTGATCAcatgtttaaaattaatatttttaactttttctgaatgaaaataattatattatatttttattccaaaaaaatattataaaatattaatatttgttatacGGTTAAAGCAATTAAAAtaacgtgtaaaaagtcaaacgccTTATATAATGAACTAGAGagagtaatattttataaattcaataattttttgatttatacataaatttaaaaatttccaATTGGACCGATAAATATACTCTTTCCAATTTAAATTTATAGATCCGAttaatcattataatttttttaagtgatATATTATAAAGTGAATTAAACTAATTTATCGAAATTTTactaaaacaataaatattacTCCTATCAGTCTAGCCATGTAGGTCTCTAAGGAAGTCAATTAACCGAACGACACCGTCTCATATTCTCCCCCAAATATTTGACATCCACAACACAAGCTTTCTCACAATCAAATCcctaaaaatttcaaatcagACCACCCAAGATCAAATCGAAGATGGTGAAAGTGAGCACTTTCTTTGGAATGTCAGTGGGTGCATTTCTTTTCTGGGAAACCATGGACAAAATCCACGTCTATATTGCCCTTCGTCAAGATGAAAAGGTCCCTCTTTCCCCCCATTCTGTACTTACAATCTCTTGTGGCTGTATGTTTTTGTGTTGTTTTCTTGTGTTTTAGCTTAATTGGTGTCTTTTTTTATCTGGGTTTTGCTTTTTAAGCTGATTTGAGATCTGAAATTTTGATTCTTGAAATATGGGTAGTTATGTTTGTGTGATTTGTAGAGATTGGAGATTTTGATTCGTTATGTGGTTGGGGtgggtttttgatttttgatagaGGGTTAGTTTTTGTGAAGTTGGTTGCTTGGTGAAGAATTTTAAGAGCAAGCTGGTTGTTAGTTTGATTCGGAAGAGTTGAGAAATAAGAATTTATCGTCAATTCGGATACAGGTTTGTTAAAAAGAAAGGGAGAAAAGATAGGAAAATGCTTATAGGGTGAAGCTATAGGAAAGAATAGGCTTTGATAGGACTGAGTTGTATTGATAAAGCACTCTGAGTAAATTTGCTCAATGAGTTTTGTTTTTCGTCTGTGAACCTCAATGTGCCATAATATGGTTTTGGTTGGACTTGGAAGTAATGAAactggatggaatggaatggaaatgAATTTTCTTACCATTTCGTGGAGAAATACTTACAATTTTCATTCTTTCATTTTGTTCCTCCCAACCAAAGGAAGCACTACATGTTGTTGCATTTGGTATTTTCATGTTTAATTTCTCGAAATAAAGGAAAATCCAGGTTTAATTGTTTCCGTTGGCACACTGGGATAGTGAAAACGAGTAGTCAAGTAGTATGTGAATGAACCTTCGCAGTGTGTGTAATCTCTGCCTTCAATCTTCATAGAAGTgtaatttttccgccagatcCGTACTAGAGAACCAGTCCTCACTGCTCACTCACTCCCTTTGTTATGTCAACATTTTAGTTTGCAGTCGTAATTTATGTGATGTGATACTTTTGATCGATGTATCTTCTGTGTTAGTTTCCTACTAACACAAGATTTTGCTTTGTTTTATGATTCCAGAAAGAAAGAATGGAGAAGGAAGATGAGATCAGGAGAGTGAGACAAGAGCTACTGCAACAAGCAAAAGAAAAGGATTCCTATGCCTAATTTGATCAACCGCTTATGGCATTCTTGTGAACTTTCTGTTTCAGCTTTTACTTTTTCATAAATCGTTCTGGTCACAGACTCTCGTGCCAGAAttcataaatatgaaatttgtacCAAATGATAAATAGAATTGTCATTAATGAATTTGTATGATGATTAACTGCATCGTTCCTTGTCATTGGTTCATATGTTTAGGGACGCAGTTTTTGGtgtgtgtactcatttttaatatGAATTGTGGATTTGATTCGGAAAGGGGAATATATTTCATATGAATAATGCATGCAGCTTTTGGGCCAGATGCCTGATTGATTATGGATTATAGCACTAATTTACagttaaagttgaattttgctAATGATTTGGCTCCTGTGAATGCACTATGGTGTGTGGTTCTGTAGAGGGAGAAGTGATAGTACTCGTTTGTTTCATAAACATATTTTCACAGAAATGGCTGTTACTTGCCAAGAACATGTTCCATTTGGGCATGAGTTTTTTGCTGTAATTTATTACTTTGGAGTATCTTTAAGTTAAATTTGCTTCGTGTTTTCGTATATGGCTAGCTCCTATATTGAGTCCCCTCTTTGTTGTCTAATTCCGGTGAAGATAAAGCTTCTTATACAGTTTGAAGCATATCAAGAAGTTGATAAAAGTTGTGCTTTTAGTTTTATGAGCATGTTGGTGATGCTTAAATtggttttgtttgtttgaatagTTAGGCTTTTGTAAATTGTCTCTGTTCTTCAGCGATTCTAAAGCATCTGATACATTAGATACTCATGAGTACTATGCGTCACAGTACCCTTTCTTCCCAGGCAATAGAAATTCAAACAGAAATCTTGTTTGAGTATACTGGTGAGAGCAACCAAATTCCAAAGTTTTTATGATTGTGTGATAAGCTTGGTGAAACAATCATATACAGAGTTATCGACATTTTGATTCTGCAGTTACTGTCGCGATGAATACCATAAAATCTTACCACCATTAATCATGCAGCTCATTTTCCTTGTCCTCTTGTGTGTAACTTTAGTACAATTAAGTTAAAATCATATGTAAGCAAGCATAACAAATAGCATGCCCCTAAGCAACTTTCTTTTCAGGTTTTCGGATATTTCTGTATAACTGCTAAAGTTTCATGGTTTATCACACCCTACCTGCAAGATGTCGTGCAGCTTAAGAGTAAATTCATCAGCGTGCTCATCTCATCATCTTATCTAAGCAAAACAACCTCTTTAGTTATACAAGTACTAATCCAAACCTGAGTATCCAACTCTAAAAATAGCAGACTGATCTTATATCAGCACTCTCCACTTTCCCCCTTTATTTTCTGGTAAAGCTGTAAAAGACTAACTACTTTTCCGTATAAAATCAGGCATGCATTGCATGAGTTTATCATATCGAACTTTGCTTCATTTGTCGATGCTTATCTTTACTTAGTACatgtacacatatatacatcagGCTGAAAATTACACACTTTCATAGTTATCATTTCTTAGACAGACTTGAATTGAATCAACTGGTGATACAACAGTACTGTCATGAAGACGGGGTTGGTTTTGCTGGTTTTTCTTTCAGGGGCACTGGTGTTCGCGGTGGCAGAGAACTTTGAGGTCACTGAACAGGATTTGGCTACGGATGAAAGGTTGTGGGATTTGTACGAGAGGTGGAGGAGCCACCATACAGTTTCCAGAGACTTGACAGAGAAGCAGATACGTTTTAACGTGTTCAAGACGAATGTGAAGCATATTCACAAAGTGAACCAGATGAACAAGCCTTACAAACTGGAAGTTAACaagtttgcagacatgacatatCATGAGTTTAGAAACTCTTATGGTGGTTCTAAAGTGAAACACTTCAGAAGTCTCCGTGGTGATCGTGCCAGGACTGGATTTATGCATGAGAACACTAAACATCTGCCATCATCTGTTGATTGGAGGAAGCATGGTGCAGTCACCCCTATAAAAAATCAAGGAAGA is a window from the Daucus carota subsp. sativus chromosome 8, DH1 v3.0, whole genome shotgun sequence genome containing:
- the LOC108200009 gene encoding uncharacterized protein LOC108200009, whose amino-acid sequence is MVKVSTFFGMSVGAFLFWETMDKIHVYIALRQDEKKERMEKEDEIRRVRQELLQQAKEKDSYA